In one Maniola hyperantus chromosome 6, iAphHyp1.2, whole genome shotgun sequence genomic region, the following are encoded:
- the OtopLa gene encoding proton channel OtopLc isoform X8 → MGKDKHQPTEAEVKVATVDLDVVDNMATLPVGQHRQQGSDIAIAEKHNNANKEMELKCVQPKPSKKTSLFIISSFIYAKLLVVVCIAYVVSDVITHNLPLYYYEGFFTYLYGMSILFLLYVFCFLLQESACCNGSPPKPKPPPKEKKPKKEKEKKTKDKEGKDGKDGKDGKKDGKKDGKNKDKDKKEDAGKDKTKDSKKQSQFQEVYPRKMRDKVRQQQLQMQMAQYYASEQQQDVVELEAGPVARPMRRRKTSQNEHSHGSFFLRIGAIAFGLGTMIYNGLEFGTFFELPLESPCYLILKGVNPVLQMVFTFMQMYFIFMNSRLNIHRFKVIARFGLMHVVATNICVWIRTLVLESLKEITDYHVRNPQGVPGEGVLGKVIRKHTLRHSGKVFGAVATATTTITTTAATIAKSTGEQILNAISSTAVPTTTPTTTTSSPYRNIGGGYVTKSKVIDSIKATLGYDNGVLYDRNFKSAWPNDNPFTTTSTISPITVEADKVTQTQTAMLEVFQWLYSSTMKPIISTMSTLVASTSSGSLSEKDEWGNNIGTYRVDEPPHSPVNNSTEIFESYDSLNPAALIANIDNTTVCGRNPIMGTIVSDSAPYLYPFIIEYSLIGAAVIYVMWKHIGRYPSVANDEDLERRLEAVLSRRAAALAAAQRGNRVDCAGASKGLFCGLLLLVASLICLILFFVLIRHQELKRLSIYLADVSHCALMVLSILAILIGFIRVQSLKFRSEEQSDLNDILLRVSAFGLFVYAVFSVIAGGMGAFTHEPNLLVMITGCLSVFQVVLQLLFIADVSRRRVHLPEQERSKPARQAVTFLLICNVTMWLIYTFEAQKVLANPVQLDFYGFVAWSLVQRFTLPLCIFHRFHSAVTLAEIWKTSYKARLE, encoded by the exons ATGGGCAAGGATAAACACCAGCCCACTGAGGCTGAAGTGAAGGTGGCCACAGTGGATCTGGATGTCGTGGATAATATGGCGACGCTGCCAGTTGGCCAACATCGACAACAGGGCAGTGATATTGCCATCGCCGAAAAACATAACAACGCTAACAAAGAGATGGAGTTGAAATGCGTTCAGCCGAAGCCGTCGAAGAA AACTTCACTGTTCATCATTTCAAGTTTCATCTATGCGAAACTACTGGTGGTCGTGTGTATTGCATATGTTGTTAGTGATGTGATTACACATAACTTACCGCTCTACTACTATGAAGGATTTTTCACATATTTATATGGCATGAGTATATTATTCTTGCTATACGTGTTCTGCTTTCTTTTACAAG aAAGCGCATGCTGCAACGGAAGTCCTCCAAAACCCAAACCTCCTCCAAAAGAGAAGAAAccgaagaaagaaaaagaaaagaagacCAAAGACAAAGAAGGTAAAGACGGTAAAGATGGCAAGGATGGAAAGAAAGATGGCAAAAAAGATggaaaaaataaagataaagacAAGAAAGAGGATGCTGGAAAAGACAAGACCAAAGATAGCAAAAAGCAAAGTCAATTTCAG GAGGTGTATCCCCGTAAGATGCGTGATAAAGTTCGACAACAACAATTGCAAATGCAAATGGCGCAATATTATGCCTCCGAACAG CAACAAGATGTGGTGGAACTTGAAGCAGGTCCTGTTGCACGACCTATGCGCCGTCGCAAGACTTCCCAGAATGAACACAGTCATGGCAGTTTTTTCCTTAGAATCGGTGCTATTG CGTTTGGGCTTGGTACTATGATTTATAATGGATTGGAATTCGGGACTTTCTTTGAGTTGCCACTTGAATCCCCGTGCTATCTAATTTTGAAAGGTGTAAACCCGGTTCTACAAATGGTTTTTACATTTATGCAaatgtatttcatattcatgAATTCCCGA TTAAATATACACCGATTTAAAGTTATCGCCCGTTTTGGTTTGATGCATGTTGTTGCTACCAATATTTGCGTATGGATACGGACACTGGTGCTAGAATCTTTAAAAGAAATCACTGATTATCATGTAAGAAATCCTCAAGGTGTTCCTGGAGAAGGCGTACTTGGaa AAGTTATCCGAAAACATACCTTAAGGCATTCAGGAAAAGTTTTCGGGGCTGTTGCAACTGCCACAACAACAATAACTACTACAGCTGCTACAATTGCCAAATCGACTGGAGAGCAAATATTAAATGCAATATCATCGACAGCTGTGCCTACAACTACTCCGACTA CGACTACTTCCTCACCATATCGTAATATCGGTGGTGGTTACGTTACTAAATCTAAAGTAATCGACTCTATAAAGGCTACTTTAGGGTATGACAATGGAGTACTCTACGATCGGAATTTCAAAAGTGCATGGCCAAATGATAACCCTTTCACAACTACCTCCACAATATCACCAATCACAGTCGAAGCCGACAAAgtaacacaaacacaaacagCAATGTTGGAAGTATTCCAATGGCTGTATTCATCGACTATGAAACCGATTATAAGCACAATGTCCACTTTGGTGGCATCCACTTCTTCTGGATCACTGTCCGAAAAAGATGAATGGGGCAATAATATCGGAACATATCGTGTAGATGAACCACCGCATTCGCCAG TTAACAACTCCACAGAGATTTTTGAATCTTATGACTCTCTTAATCCTGCTGCATTGATTGCCAACATTGACAACACTACGGTTTGTGGAAGAAATCCGATAATGGGCACAATAGTTTCGGATTCGGCTCCTTATCTCTATCCATTTATAATTGAATATTCGTTAATTGGAGCAGCTGTAATATACGTTATGTGGAAGCATATCGGTAGATATCCCAG CGTGGCCAACGATGAAGATCTGGAAAGACGTCTGGAGGCTGTTCTGTCCCGCAGGGCAGCAGCGTTGGCGGCCGCTCAGCGTGGCAATCGAGTTGACTGTGCCGGTGCTTCGAAGGGACTCTTCTGCGGACTTCTTCTCCTCGTCGCTTCTCTCATCTGCTTGATCCTGTTCTTCGTCCTGATAAGACATCAAGAACTGAAACGCCTCTCTATTTACTTGGCTGATGTTTCTCATTGTGCTCTGATGGTGCTGTCCATTTTGGCTATACTGATAGGATTTATACG GGTGCAATCGTTGAAGTTCCGCTCAGAAGAACAGTCAGATCTAAATGATATACTGCTACGTGTCTCTGCATTTGGACTCTTCGTGTATGCTGTGTTCAGCGTGATCGCTGGTGGAATGGGAGCTTTTACTCATGAACCCAATCTCTTAGTCATGATTACTGGATGCTTGAGCGTTTTTCAG GTTGTATTGCAGCTATTATTTATTGCGGATGTATCCCGTCGTCGCGTCCATCTTCCAGAACAGGAACGCAGCAAGCCTGCTCGTCAGGCAGTTACCTTTTTGCTGATTTGCAACGTCACCATGTGGTTGATTTATACTTTTGAAGCTCAAAAAGTCCTCGCCAATCCG GTTCAACTAGATTTCTACGGATTTGTTGCCTGGTCTCTCGTCCAGCGCTTCACTCTTCCGCTTTGCATCTTCCATCGTTTCCACTCAGCTGTCACCCTAGCTGAGATTTGGAAAACCAGCTACAAAGCGCGCTTGGAGTGA